One Falco peregrinus isolate bFalPer1 chromosome 6, bFalPer1.pri, whole genome shotgun sequence DNA segment encodes these proteins:
- the ETFBKMT gene encoding electron transfer flavoprotein beta subunit lysine methyltransferase isoform X2: MAFCSWKWLLLLGRQNTFAKAWRSRRGGGSSVRSKRCCHWSAGKSLDPEVRAFLEENTEVTSSGHLTPEIRLRLLTPRCRFWKEKPDLWPYGDPFWAIYWPGGQALSRYILDNPRVVKGRSVLDLGSGCGATAIAAVMSGASQVLANDIDPIAGMAMILNCELNHLNPFPITIKNIINSEAGNWDLIVLGDMFYDEQLADGLHHWLRKCIRIQRTEVLIGDPGRHQFLSHSIRSQLHKVIEYSLPEYTRQENYGLTSSVVWSYQPSNSLENC; the protein is encoded by the exons ATGgccttctgcagctggaagTGGCTTCTCCTCTTGGGCAGGCAGAACACCTTTGCCAAGGCTTGGAGGAGCAGAAGGGGAGGAGGCTCCTCTGTGCGCTCTAAGCGCTGCTGCCATTGGAGTGCCGGCAAGTCTCTGGATCCTGAGGTGAGAGCGTTTTTGGAGGAGAACACGGAGGTCACCAGCAGTGGGCATCTCACGCCAGAGATACGGCTGCGCCTCCTCACCCCTCGCTGCaggttttggaaggaaaaaccTGACCTCTGGCCTTATGGGGACCCATTCTGGGCCATTTACTGGCCAGGAGGCCAAGCCCTCTCCAG GTATATTTTAGATAATCCACGTGTTGTTAAAGGACGATCGGTTCTGGATCTTGGAAGTGGATGTGGAGCAACAGCAATAGCTGCTGTGATGAGTGGTGCATCGCAAGTCCTTGCTAATGACATTGACCCAA ttgcagGAATGGCAATGATCTTGAACTGTGAACTGAATCACCTGAATCCCTTCCCCATCACCATTAAGAACATAATTAATTCAGAGGCCGGCAACTGGGACCTCATTGTTCTAGGGGACATGTTTTATGATGAGCAGCTTGCGGATGGTCTGCACCACTGGCTGAGGAAATGCATCAGGATACAGCGAACTGAAGTGCTGATCGGTGACCCTGGCAGGCATCAGTTTTTAAGCCACAGCATTCGCAGTCAGTTGCACAAAGTTATAGAATATTCACTTCCCGAATACACTAGACAAGAAAACTATGGATTAACATCAAGTGTTGTCTGGAGTTATCAGCCCTCAAATAGCTTGGAAAACTGTTGA
- the ETFBKMT gene encoding electron transfer flavoprotein beta subunit lysine methyltransferase isoform X1: MAFCSWKWLLLLGRQNTFAKAWRSRRGGGSSVRSKRCCHWSAGKSLDPEVRAFLEENTEVTSSGHLTPEIRLRLLTPRCRFWKEKPDLWPYGDPFWAIYWPGGQALSRFSFRYILDNPRVVKGRSVLDLGSGCGATAIAAVMSGASQVLANDIDPIAGMAMILNCELNHLNPFPITIKNIINSEAGNWDLIVLGDMFYDEQLADGLHHWLRKCIRIQRTEVLIGDPGRHQFLSHSIRSQLHKVIEYSLPEYTRQENYGLTSSVVWSYQPSNSLENC, encoded by the exons ATGgccttctgcagctggaagTGGCTTCTCCTCTTGGGCAGGCAGAACACCTTTGCCAAGGCTTGGAGGAGCAGAAGGGGAGGAGGCTCCTCTGTGCGCTCTAAGCGCTGCTGCCATTGGAGTGCCGGCAAGTCTCTGGATCCTGAGGTGAGAGCGTTTTTGGAGGAGAACACGGAGGTCACCAGCAGTGGGCATCTCACGCCAGAGATACGGCTGCGCCTCCTCACCCCTCGCTGCaggttttggaaggaaaaaccTGACCTCTGGCCTTATGGGGACCCATTCTGGGCCATTTACTGGCCAGGAGGCCAAGCCCTCTCCAG GTTTTCTTTCAGGTATATTTTAGATAATCCACGTGTTGTTAAAGGACGATCGGTTCTGGATCTTGGAAGTGGATGTGGAGCAACAGCAATAGCTGCTGTGATGAGTGGTGCATCGCAAGTCCTTGCTAATGACATTGACCCAA ttgcagGAATGGCAATGATCTTGAACTGTGAACTGAATCACCTGAATCCCTTCCCCATCACCATTAAGAACATAATTAATTCAGAGGCCGGCAACTGGGACCTCATTGTTCTAGGGGACATGTTTTATGATGAGCAGCTTGCGGATGGTCTGCACCACTGGCTGAGGAAATGCATCAGGATACAGCGAACTGAAGTGCTGATCGGTGACCCTGGCAGGCATCAGTTTTTAAGCCACAGCATTCGCAGTCAGTTGCACAAAGTTATAGAATATTCACTTCCCGAATACACTAGACAAGAAAACTATGGATTAACATCAAGTGTTGTCTGGAGTTATCAGCCCTCAAATAGCTTGGAAAACTGTTGA